The following nucleotide sequence is from Solanum dulcamara chromosome 7, daSolDulc1.2, whole genome shotgun sequence.
ttttcgatcgatctaaatttatctcttCACCGGtagaatttattgaaagttcttcattcacttgagtctcgtgTTCATTAATTTCTTCAGGAATAataggattactcaaatcttgaccttttCGGAAGGATCTTTTATagtatcatttttgttattCCTCACGTTCTCTTTCTagtatttttatcctttgaacccaatggtctaccacgcttcagacgtgtttgggattcagaagctatgatactagtagatggcctttttgggacatcaattcggacAGACatattcactgcagggatatgtgacttagttatctgTTGCAAATCAGTAAAtacatctggcatttgatttgctattttctgcaagtggatgatcttctggacctcctgctcataTGTGCGGGTacatggatcaaaatgagatagtgatgaaacttttcatacaatttctctttcgggttcctttttctctccccttaATTgcgaaaaaattatttcatcaaactgacaatttataaattaagcagtaaataagtctcctGTCAGCGGTTCAAGGTAGCGTATTTTGGAGGGTGAATCAAACctaacatatatgcccaaccttcattgaggacccatttttgtacgttgtgatGGTGCTACAAGCACGTATACCgtataacaaaaaattcaaagataggctatatttggctcatgactaaatactaattgtgacagaaagtaattattataattttttggtctaagacgtacaagtgctgctgcatgtaagatagtaTGACCCCAAACATTAAtcgacaatttttttttcattaggagaggtcttgctatcaattgtaggctcttaataaatgactctgcaaagccattttgagtatgaagcaacaagatgttcaatttttattccaattgataagcaataattaTCAAAAGCTTAGGATGTAAATTCtctagcattatcaaggcgaatagtcttaattggataatttgagaattgctcccttaatcttattatttgtgccaaCAACTTTGTAAACTCCAGGTTGtgagatgataacaggcacacatgagaccatcttgatgatgcatctattaggactataaaatatctaaacaattcaCTAGGTGAATGAATAAGTcaacatatatctccatgtatacgctctaaaaaatAAGAGATTTGATGCCATCTTTCAGGATTGATGGTCTGACAATTAATTTGCTTTGATAACaagcaacacatgaaaattcatcatttgtaagaatcttcaggttctttaacggatgtccaattgaattttcaagaattcgtctcatcattattgatacaggatgacctattcgatcatgctaTAGcgcaaatgtatttagatcagtaaacttctgattTACGATCAAacgtgcttcaattgcactaatttttgcataatataggcagacgacaaagttggtaattttttcaaaatatatttctggcctgagacactcttgattataccaaggtattcgatattcatttcatttagtgtctcaacatgatatctatttgtgcggatatctttaaaacttaataagtttcttagggatttagaagagaataatgcATCTTCTGTAACAATCTTTGTtcccttaggcagaaatatagtagctctttcggTGTCTTCAATTATTTACGAATTAGCAAAAAttatagtaacatttgcttttcttctaagcaagttgaaaaaatatttctcgtctttaaaatgacatgagttgttccactatcaattacacagaTATTCTCAtaattgatcattgatccaaacaaaatttaaggcatatccatatttttcttcaaaaagaaataaagtaaatattataattaaaacatgactcattatacaaattttatttatttacctggattagaaaaatataaacatatcatTTAGTACagacaaataaaaaggaaattatttaaatattattaggcttatcaatattcatattttcttctgaaatattaaagaaatcagctacatccaggtgcataggctcaatattatcttcagagataaagtttatCTCTGAATTATTTTTCGCCCTCTTCAATGATGCCTGATATAGttgaaccagacgttttgatgaccggcaggtccgtgaccagtgccccatacctccacatttatgacatatactttctgaattttccTTTGGTATAGGTTCTTGCTTTTCActcttattttatattgatgatcatttctcggtgccacccgaacatcatgattataatttattCTTTGACCTTATCCACGATCACGACTctggccatgacctctttctcgttgattatagtttgcctgattcactttaGGGAGTGAGGTATTATAATTTTAGCCTCTCGTTAAAATCatggcggagaaatatcatggctttggcacgatcttgactagatgcggtactatcatctttgatggtctGCCAGACCGATtgattctaggtgtatttcggcatctagtgcccatgatgagtagcctttttccagatatatcaagagcaacaaatccaagtttagagatattcgacattttaagaaaataaaattcttacccttttgttaccttgTTAAAATTGCTCAAAGTGATGTaggctcgtgctgataacgtgttataaaataaactaacttagcaaaataaaaatgagagagtaagagaaaatagaaagaagcagatgagaaagaaagatcagaattcatatatatttttcattgccaaaatatgacattttataacaaaaaaagaaaaaagagactaatgaatatctatttattatattatatcataataaagGAATAATTGTTAGAGACTAATGGACATCTACTTATTTTATTATGAATAATTGTAACAATTATATATAGTGATAACATAAGTTATAAAACACTCAAAACTCAAAAGGTAGTCCACCTAATTCATACTGGCATAATTTGTGTATAAATGATTTTTCATTAGAGAATCtccttttttttgggggggggggggggttaaaaTAATGTAATGAACGAAAAGGGACTAAAAGTAGATTTACGCTATATAGTGCGTTATAGCTTAGTATTAATATAATTAGTGGGATCCATCCAAAAAAGGAGGAGCTTAGTATTAATATAATTAGTGGGATCCATCCAAAAAAGGAGGAGATTAAGCATTTTAGATCTTGAATGGTACTCAATTATGAACTATCATTGTCAAATAGGATTGTtttttatcttattattatatgtataagtCTAGAAGGggtttgatttttctttttcattgttattCCAAGCTAGGAGTCGGTGTACATTAAAGTCATTAATCACAAGGGCCACATGCATGGTAACCTCAAAGCttcctatattttattttatgtgtcataatttaattaaatacaaaatttatttatataaaaataaaacttttgatcGAGAGAGTATGATTTAGTCAAAATTTATGTAAAATTGTTTTACTTaaaaaattttaagaataaagatttttaaaatGTGTACTCTAAAACACTCATTAATCAGTTATATGACTATAAATTACTTCATCAAGTGTAGTGTTTGgataaacttttttaaaaatgacttaTAAATTAAAAGTTATATTTTAACTTCTTTTATTCCACTTTTTCAACCTAAATGTTATCCAAACAcgttcaaaataaaaaagaagctTAAAATCAAAAACCACCTAAAATAAGTAAAATTCAAATACTCACTAAAAAaggaattttaaaaattaattctttttaattatagaaatatggtattcttattaagatgaactaaaaaaaagaaagacaataTACTATATAAATTGGACAAagatacaacaacaaaaaaccTAGTATAATCACACTATGTGGAGTTTGAAGAAGATAGAATATACACAAACCTAACCTTTATCTTAAAAGATAGAACACTATTTTCGAAAAATACTCTGCTCAAGAGTGGAAAACATTTGACTCTGAAAAATCATTAACTAACATAAATTAAGATAGAGTGAGTACTAATTTCACACTCAACTCTCTTTTCCCAAATCCCCAATACTTGACAAAATAGTGTCAAAACCCCACCAGCACAATCTCCAATACAGCCAACCAGCCAGCCACAGCAGGCCATACACTATATAGAATACGTGAATTTCTTAACTCTCTGATGAAAGGATTTTACAACTTTTGACAACTGCCACGAGATTGTTGTGTCTCTCTTCCCCTTTTAGCTTTTTCAGGTTACAAAAACAAACTTGCTTTTCCTTTTTCCTGACTACTATCTGCCACACTCATTTGtcctttctttccattttttctGGTAAAAAGCATAACTGAGATACCCCCATTAAACCACATCTGATATCCacatttcaattttcaaaaaaattgagtctTTCTGAAGAAATATCGCAGATTGTTAGTTTTGTACGTCATTTTGAAGCAAGAAAAGAGATGAAGCTATTCATCTTGCTTATACCCATTTGGGTTTTTGTGACTCCTTTGTTGTCGGCTCCTGTTGATGTAAATCCACAGCCTCCTAGTGCCGATCCAGTTCTTCCTACTGAGAAAGGACccatttttcaaatttcttctGATAAGGATGCTCCTTCTCCTGGTAATTaacaatgcaaaaaaaaaaaacccatcttttttttttatggatcttcttctccttcttgaTGGGTATACATTAAATGTGTTAAATTATGCTGAAGTTAGAAGGAAATTGCAATTTGATACTTAGATTTGTTTCTTCCCTCTTCACTTTTTTGAACTGATTTGCAGAGTACTTTTgctttttgaaattttcattaCCCCTTTGATGGCAGACATAATGATGCTCtcaagaaaattctaaaaattggAAAAGGGGCATTTCTCTTTTTGTAGTTTTAGTTTCCAATCAAAGCTCAATCTCATTGAATCTCCTTTTATTTTCAAATCAGGGGTTGCAGAGTTCAAAGTGGTTCACCATCAGGATCTAAATAAGAAAATTTTGATTTCACTTATTGTTGCTTCAACCCTCCTTGCTGGAATTTTGCTGTTTTCATCTTGCTTTTGGATATATAGACTGAAAACGCGGAAGAAATCCGCGGAACAAGGCCACCAGAAAGGAGGTAACTTAGTTATCATAAGAAGTCATTGTTTAAAGGATTGTTGGAGTTTCTGTTACTTGTTTAAATTGTTCATTTTCTGTATCAAGTTTGCACATTGTTTATTGTTTCcaattttatgatgtagagcCTGTGAAAGGGCTTTCATGGGGTCCTATAATGGCCAAGTTCCCTTCTTTAAAAGCTGTCGGTAAGAAAGGACTAGTTGCTGTGATCGAGTACCAGTCGTTAGCAGCTGCAACTGATAATTTCAATGAAAAGAATGCTATAGGAGAAGGTAGATTAGGATGTGTTTATAAAGCTCAATTCAGCGACGGCATCCAAGCAGCTGTTAAAAGAACTCATGGCGAGGAACAGGATGCTGAGAAAGAATTTGAGGTAGTTTGATAGATTTTGACCCAAAATGTACCCATAATGGTAATTGTTTTGTGCTAAAATAGATATATGATTGAATTTCAGAATGAGCTGGACTTGTTGAGTAAATTTCAACACCAAAATATTATTTCGCTTCTTGGGTACTGCATTCATAGCAATGCACAATTCCTGGTGTATGAAATGATGCAGAATGGATCTTTGGAATTCCAATTGCATGGTAATAGCCATATCACTACATCCTGATATAAAGTTCAAAAGAGAACAAGTGTATATATGCTATCTAAATTATTCTCCGTTTTCCATAATTGAGTTGACCTGCTTGATCAGGAGCTCCTCGTGGATCAGCTTTGAGTTGGCATCTTCGCATGAAAATTGCATTGGATGTGGCTAGGTATGTAATGTTATGATTTATTAGTGctaactctttctttttctcccttagtTCTGTGTTTTTCGAAGTTAATGGTATAGTTATGCTGTTGGAATTGACCAGGGGACTAGAATACCTCCATGAGCGCTGTAACCCCCCTGTAATCCATAGAGATCTCAAGTCATCCAATGTTCTACTGGATTCCAACTTCACTGCAAAGGTAAACTGGAAAAATAAACAACATAGATCTCACTCAATTGCTTCTCCTTTGTAAACATTATGGTATTGTTTGTCTTGTCTGAGTCGGTCAGCTTTTACTGTGATCAGCTTTCTGATTTTGGCCTTGCTATAGCTGGATGGAACTTGAGCAAGAGCAACGTAAAGCTTTCAGGAACTCTGGGTTATGTGGCTCCAGAGTACCTCTTAGATGGTATGTGAGACTCcccattttatcataatttgcTAACTGAAGATGATGTTGATACTTATTTGGTTGTAGGTGCCTCATCAAGTAGACAGTCCAATTTACTTATCTTGTCTTCTGTTTCGTGTCATAGAAGTCTCCCAAGATTAGAAATTTGGTTGAAGGTGCCTCATCTAGTAGACAGTCCAATTATCCTCACTTTGTTCCTCTAAGACTAGAAAAGACTGGTCCCTCCTAGAATATATATACTCATCTGCAATAGCACATACAAAGAAGCACCATCATCACTGAGCTCCTGATGTAATTGCTATCGCTACATATTTGATTTATCAACAATTAGATTATATGAAGAGGATAGACTTCTCTTCTTTTGCTTATGAGATTGTCATTTCTTCTCTAGTATGATGACTTTGATTCTCCAAGATATGTCTGAACTTCGCGTTAATGTTTGACTCCCTTGTGATGATCATTTTATCTTCAATGTTGTTTCTTTGTCATGATGAACAAAATGGGAAAGGAAAAATGCTAACTAATATCTTGAGATCGATATTTAAATGTTAATGTCCAAAAATATATTCCCTGATTAGTTTATTTCAAAAGGCAGAGTTCAGTTCTGTACTATTATTGGTCGTTCTCCATTTAGGTTGCAAAATAGCCCAGTGAAGTGGGAGGAAATTGCAGATACAGATTAAGGATACTCCAATGAAGTTGCAAAAGCTTTTACCTAGTCCACAGTACTTTGTATGctaaagaaaaagaattgaatgctatatttcttttttctttttctcaaattaaaaTGTAAATGTTAAATCTTGTTTCTCACACTCTCCTCAAATGAAATAACATCCTAACCAGAAATCTGAAATTGAAATATTCTTCCCCATATTTTTGCTGCGCTTCAGGGAAATTAACTGAGAAGAGTGACGTCTATGCTTTCGGCATTATACTTCTGGAGCTTTTGCTGGGGAGAAGGCCAGTGGAGAGACTAGAGGGAGCTCAATGCCAATCTATAGTCACATGGGTATGTTATGCAAGAGATAGTCTAATCATTCTTGAATGTTTGCTCTAAATCTCTCTGAGCTCATGGGATGCTGATATTTAAGTAATTCCATGACAAACAGGCGATGCCACAACTTACTGATAGGTCAAAGCTCCCAAATATTGTTGATCCTGTCATCAGAAACGGAATGGACCTCAAGCACTTGTATCAAGTGAGAGCACCCGGCTCTTTTGTCaaattattacttttattttactattttaacttACTGAATCAAAACGGATGATTTGATAGGTTGCTGCTGTAGCCGTGCTATGTGTACAACCAGAACCAAGTTACCGACCACTGATAACAGATGTCCTGCACTCCTTCATTCCCCTTGTACCAATTGATCTTGGTGGGTCCCTGAGAATTGTGGATTCTGCACTATCTATTAGCGCATAACAGATGAGTTGCTTCGTTCAAAGTTTACCATGGACACTAAAGCTGGTACTTGAATGAGCAACTTGAcctttcctcttctttttttgcaTCTTTGGTTTGTATTTGTTGAATGCAATTTTTGCTACGAATTTAGAGTAGGACCACTCACCGAAAGAAAATTTATgctgtgtgtatatataattgtaAATTTGAGGTAGCAAAAGCTCTGATTTCACTTCAAGTTTTTGGCCTTTTATGGTTGTTTTATGTATTAGAGGAATTAATATGCTTCTACTGTAAAGAATGACTTACGAAATATTCCAGTATTTTTGtgcatacaaaaaaaataatctgttCTCGTTATTTCGTGTCCATCAATAGCTATTGTGATTAGCTTGGCCAGACTCCCAACTTCTACTACCTATTGCTGGCAAACGATTATAGACCGCCTTTCCCCCCACCTAATTGAGCTTCACGTGCTGATTTTTATATATACCTTGGCTGATAGGATAAAAATGTTCTCTCGTTCAAGCACCTTTTTTTGGCCTTTTTCTACATCTTCAATAAAGAAGATACATGGTTGTCATGAATGTCAACCATGTGTAGCATGGCCTACATTTTTTGTGGATCTGGGAccataaaaaaatgataaatgccaTCCTCTTTTAAGGAAGGGTCCTTACTCATCAGCCGCTGGCTGGattgatttttcatttttcccACCCTATCGCCTGAGAGGATCAATATTGTTCCCACTTGCTCCggttgaatttgaacttgaataaCAACTGGAGCCATATTTATTAAGAGTTTATAACTCTTTATCCATAGAGGGGAAAAAGAATATCAAGTTCATTGTCTTAGTCACATGGTACAATTTGAACGTATCTTTTAGTGATGAAACAGCATTCACATTAAGATAAAAGGAGAGTGTTGTTTCTTGCTAGTTTGAAGATTGTCCCTCTGGAAATCCAGTGTCAATATCTGGTTTCCCTGAAGTTTTCAGTCACAGCAACTTGGCTACCATCGATCTTCCGTATATCAGATGTTTTTCATtcacaaacatgaaaaaaagaaGGGGGGAGGGGTCAAATTTACCTCTTTACTTCCGGATAATATCTACATTTACTCTCTGTTATACTATACGGACAAATTTCCTTTGTACTCCATTATATGGACTACCCAGCTGCAATTATTTCCGTCAATATCTATACCTCCAAATACAATTTTCTTTCAAAGAACGATTAAAACAAAATCCTGATTGCTGGATGACACACCAAGGAATTTATTGTTTACATGTAAGATTCCGTTCTTAGTAACCTCACGGCAATATCTAAGTATGTTTACATCAAACActagtattaaaaaaatatgctcTCTTTTTCATTAACCATCCCAGCTCATAACTATTAATTCAGCACATCTGCTCTACCCTTGGCACCCAGAAAACGTAACAAATCATGGCCTTTTCGAACTGGATACGTAGTCGTAATACCAAAAACATGTTTGTAAAAATTGTTCATCCAGGAGGACATGTTGAACTTCACGACAGGCCTGTTCTTGCATCAGAGATAATCAACAGAAACCCGAAAAGTTGGGTTTGTCATCCGACCGTTTTCCAGCAGCCATGGGTCATTCTGCCACCGGAAACCACTCTCATGCCTGGACAAAAATTCTATATTGTGCCTATAAGTACCATCGAAAGACTTCAATCCCTCGCCTTGAAATCCTCTCCTGCTCTCCTTCATAAACTTCAGAAACAATCAAGTCTTAAAGAGAACACAGCAGAAACTCAGGAAGGCAGTTTCTCTAACTGCTGGCTGTTCCATAGAAATTCAACCAAAAATTCTGAGGTTCCTTATTCTTCTCTAAGACAAGAAAACAGAGATTCGCAATTGCAGAATGAAAATTGCTTTACGTGCTTTTTAACAGGcatcaaaattaataaatcagCTAGTAGAAATAATGTTATGAGTACTGAAACAAG
It contains:
- the LOC129894367 gene encoding probable receptor-like protein kinase At1g80640 encodes the protein MKLFILLIPIWVFVTPLLSAPVDVNPQPPSADPVLPTEKGPIFQISSDKDAPSPGVAEFKVVHHQDLNKKILISLIVASTLLAGILLFSSCFWIYRLKTRKKSAEQGHQKGEPVKGLSWGPIMAKFPSLKAVGKKGLVAVIEYQSLAAATDNFNEKNAIGEGRLGCVYKAQFSDGIQAAVKRTHGEEQDAEKEFENELDLLSKFQHQNIISLLGYCIHSNAQFLVYEMMQNGSLEFQLHGAPRGSALSWHLRMKIALDVARGLEYLHERCNPPVIHRDLKSSNVLLDSNFTAKLSDFGLAIAGWNLSKSNVKLSGTLGYVAPEYLLDGKLTEKSDVYAFGIILLELLLGRRPVERLEGAQCQSIVTWAMPQLTDRSKLPNIVDPVIRNGMDLKHLYQVAAVAVLCVQPEPSYRPLITDVLHSFIPLVPIDLGGSLRIVDSALSISA